In a single window of the Cryptococcus neoformans var. neoformans JEC21 chromosome 11 sequence genome:
- a CDS encoding arsenite transporter, putative has protein sequence MVQCHPLDSLSSAAGGSPHEKTPLVHPPMICKGDCQCFKENYETIPALNTSSIHTDRREVGDVDLEGGIYIVKSLSFLDRFLALWVLAAMIIGVIIGEFAPNVELILTGANLKGVSVPVLVGLLCMMWPILTKVQYERLPSLLQSSHIYRQIGMSLFLNWIVGPFIMLGIAWATLPDLPTYREGIILVGLARCIAMVMIWNRLAHGNEDYCAILVIINSILQIILYSPMSVFFINIISRSENAISLSYGETAIAVLIYLGIPLGAGVLTRFGGLLVLGKKRFDSFLTYFGIVSLVALLYTVIIIFAEQSHRIIHNLGPTFRTFVPMILYFALMWTSSFALIWLLSQKKGGGRKWGYEMAVVQAFTAGSNNFELAIAVAIAVYGVSSDQALAATIGPLVEVPVLLALTWVALLAKKRLNWGENDVTGETCERECGC, from the exons ATGGTTCAATGCCACCCGCTCGACTCTCTTTCCTCGGCGGCCGGTGGCAGTCCACATGAAAAAACGCCTTTAGTCCATCCACCCATGATTTGCAAAGGCGACTGTCAATGTTTCAAAGAGAATTATGAAACAATTCCGGCGCTCAATACTTCGAGTATACATACTGATAGAAGGGAAGTCGGTGATGTTGATTTAGAAG GCGGTATATATATTGTCAAGTCGCTGAGCTTCTTGGACCGCTTTTTGGCACTTTGGGTACTGGCAGCTATGATTATAGGCGTTATTATAG GGGAATTTGCCCCCAATGTTGAGTTGATCTTGACTGGCGCCAACCTCAAAGGGGTATCTGTTC CTGTGCTAGTCGGACTGCTCTGCATGATGTGGCCGATCCTAACCAAAGTCCAATACGAGCGCCTACCAAGTTTGCTTCAAAGTTCTCACATCTACCGACAAATTGGGATGTCACTTTTCCTAAATTGGATTGTCGGACCGTTC ATCATGTTGGGGATTGCTTGGGCGACGCTCCCAGATCTTCCAACTTATCGTGAAGGTATCATTCTTGTTGGGCTAGCTCGTTGTATTGCCATG GTCATGATCTGGAACCGCCTGGCACACGGTAACGAAGACTATTGTGCTATCCTAGTCATCATTAattccatccttcaaatCATTCTTTACTCCCCCATGTCTGTCTTTTTCATTAACATAATTTCCCGATCCGAAAATGCCATTTCATTAAGCTACGGAGAGACTGCTATCGCTGTACTCATCTATCTGGGGATTCCACTGGGTGCAGGGGTCTTAACAAGATTTGGAGGGTTATTGGTACtagggaagaagaggtttgaCAGTTTCTTGACGTACTTTGGAATAGTCTCACTCGTCGCTCTTTTATACAC CGTCATTATCATCTTCGCCGAGCAATCCCACCGTATCATTCACAACCTTGGCCCAACATTTCGCACCTTTGTTCCTATGATACTTTATTTCGCCCTCATGTGGACATCATCTTTCGCTTTAATCTGGCTGCTGAgccaaaagaagggaggtGGGAGAAAATGGGGATATGAAATGGCTGTCGTTCAAGCTTTCACTGCTGGATCAAACAA TTTCGAACTTGCGATCGCTGTGGCTATTGCCGTCTATGGTGTCTCGTCGGATCAAGCTCTCGCGGCGACAATAGGCCCGCTTGTAGAGGTACCAGTACTATTAGCGCTAACTTGGGTGGCATTGCTTGccaagaagaggctgaaTTGG GGAGAAAATGATGTGACTGGCGAGACATGCGAGAGGGAATGTGGATGTTAG
- a CDS encoding expressed protein yields the protein MHEHVTLALLYVAQLLPRDDTDKTRYISISPSDLSKFNVEGQIMLVKHSQSPIDHAEVIQWSGKFVPGKACEPVNHRLFPNVSGELDACDGDTAGQVQQERSVSMSLVWEYPVEELAVLIDVLFRGHCKENDKENGNKRTSSTVSQVIKERFPYSSEDGRLLLESARAREEIVAKLDVLCYQCNAETTPQKLRAHVGAHILAYHYQTGIPKAQKPVGKHYPCGFCGREGCTLLLKASRSGKTPQASSNCPSFQSFQQLSALKSKECSNAPVRCKEVGCEQVHWKYNMRYHYEYAHVGTPMPAKYRIGREELVRMKVMTKEKKRAAPVLSGSSDEGESRTVETVEGKRRRKYTKKGAAVMKE from the exons ATGCATGAGCATGTCACTCTAGCCTTGCTGTATGTGGCCCAACTTCTTCCACGAGACGATACCGACAAGACTCGATACATTTCTATCAGCCCGAGTGACCTGTCAAAGTTCAATGTCGAGGGTCAGATTATGCTTGTCAAGCACTCACAGAGCCCTATTGACCATGCAGAGGTAATACAATGGTCCGGAAAGTTT GTCCCTGGCAAGGCATGTGAACCAGTCAACCATCGCCTTTTCCCCAATGTCTCTGGTGAACTGGACGCTTGCGATGGGGATACTGCCGGGCAAGTTCAGCAGGAAAGATCTGTATCGATGAGTCTGGTCTGGGAGTATCCTGTTGAGGAGCTGGCTGTCTTAATCGACGTCCTGTTTCGCGGCCATTGCAAGGAGAATGACAAGGAGAACGGTAATAAGAGAACTTCCAGCACTGTCTCACAGGTCATCAAGGAACGGTTCCCGTATTCGTCAGAAGATG GGCGTCTTTTGCTCGAAAGTGCGCGTGCAAGAGAGGAGATTGTCGCTAAGCTAGACGTTCTGTGCTATCAG TGTAATGCTGAGACCACACCCCAAAAACTGCGCGCGCATGTTGGTGCCCACATCCTTGCCTACCACTACCAGACGGGCATCCCAAAGGCCCAGAAACCG GTCGGGAAGCACTATCCTTGTGGTTTTTGCGGTCGAGAAGGCTGCACCCTCCTCCTTAAGGCCTCCAGGAGCGGGAAAACCCCTCAAGCGTCTTCCAATTGTCCAAGTTTCCAGTCGTTTCAACAGCTGAGTGCCTTGAAATCAAAAGAATGCAGCAATGCACCTGTACGCTGCAAAGAGGTCGGTTGCGAACAGGTACATTGGAAGTACAACATGAGGTACCATTACGAGTACGCTCACGTTGGTACACCAATGCCTGCGAAGTACCGAATAGGGAGGGAGGAGCTGGTCaggatgaaggtgatgaccaaggagaagaaaagggcgGCCCCTGTGCTTTCTGGGTCTAGCGATGAGGGGGAGAGTAGAACGGTGGAGACTGTGGAAGGGAaacggaggaggaagtatACCAAGAAGGGGGCGGCGGTGATGAAGGAGTGA